AAGATACGATGAAGCGCAAAAATCGCTCGCCCAGGACGCCGACGTGGTTGGTGCGCTCGGCACGGCAAGATGTGTAGCCCAATTTCGTTTGGACGAACTGAATCGCCAAATCTGCGCCACGCGTAAATTGATGGAATTGGCGGAAGGGATCAAACGCATCGACACATATCGTTATAAACGTTCGCGTAAAACTAGTGACCCCCAAAAACCGTACCAATTCTACCGCAATGATTTTCCGGTGATTACAGATGCTGTGCGCAGTGCAGCGAGAATATACGCGCTCGACAAAGATGCCCAAGCTCTGGACAAATTGATCAAGACGAATGCTGAGTTGGCTAGCAAAAACTTGAACGAAAAGCCGAAGTACGAGGCTTTAGGCATCGAATACATGGATCGAGTGACCGGGCGCGAGTTGAAAGACAATGTTTTGGCGATTCGCACCCTGATCGACAAAAAGATCATGACCCCGTTGTATCGTGGTCTGATCGAGAAACTGATGCTCTTTTACGGTAACAAGCAAATCGCGGATCACACGGTGGGCGAATTGACTCGGCAAGCCAAGGTCGAGGCGGCCAAGATCCACCTGTTGGAGGCTTTTGCCAAGCAGAAGAAGTTCAGCCTGCGTTCTTGTCCGTTATGCGATTACGGTGCCAAAGTAACACCTTTAGGCGTCGGGGCAGCGGAATTGGCAGAAAAGATCAAGCAAAAAGATCCGAACAAAGATGACGTGCCGAACACGGCGGCTGCAGTTGTTGCGGCTCCGGTCAAGCGTTTCGCTAACTGATTACGATTGCGGACGTGCCGGGTGGCTAACTGACTGCGATATGTATGTGGCCAACTTACGGTTACAACTGGGGTGGTTGGCCGACGGCAGTGCAGAAATTGATTGTGATGAAGTGTTAGCAACTTACGGTTGCCATAATAAAATATGTAAGCAAGTGAAAATCCCTCGCCGGTCTTGTGATATGTACCCAGAAAACTGGACACATATCGTTGCCGCCGGCAGGGATTTTTTATAGATAATTTGTTTTTGAATTGTTTCGCCGAATTGTTTCGCCGCGTCAACGGTGCGGCTCTCAGCTCGGCTCAGCGTGTGCACGTTGTTCCGCGCGTCAGTGCGGCTCTCGGCTCAGCTCAGCGCGTGCGCGTTATTTCGCCGCGTCAGCTGCCTTAATCAGAATATTTTTGCCCTGACGGATCGCACGGTAATGACTATGACTTAAAAAACCGTTCAACAAGGCGGTACGCACATCATAGAAATTGTGCGGATCGGCTGCCGCATCTTCGTCCCCAGTGCAGCCCGAAACTTTCCCCTGTTGCAAGTGAAAATTGCGATGATCATCATGATCGTGATTACCCTCACAGGTAACCTGCCGCGCTGAGGCCAAGTCCACCAGCAACGGGTCAGCCGCAAATTTGCTATGAGTATCAATATTTGTCGCCAAAAGCAAATCGCCTTCCGGGGTAAGACTGCCGGTCAGCGCCATGTCGCACGGCATCCCGTCCAAAATTATACCGTTGATCTGCTGAAACAACTCATCCCCCCCTTTGAAATGCTCCGTAGGAGCGCAAGCCGCCCCACAAGCAAAAGCACGCGCCAGATTATCCGAGCCGTGAGCGATGGCAAAAGCCAGTCTGCCTTCCACCTCCTCAATTTGCGCCGACAAAAAACCGTGAATATTTGCTTGGTCGATGATTTCATCCAAAGCAGCGGTCGGTACAGGTGGGAGGACGGCATTCAAAGCAGCCAATTCATCCTGATCTAGCAAAGTTGCGGTCAGCCTGTCTTGAAATTTAATTTTTTCGTACATCAAATAGTGAATCGGACCTAGGGTGCTACTCATAATTTCTCCTTATTTCTCCTTTTAATTGTTTACATTATACAAATAAAATGCTAAAGTTTTCATTGCCATAGTTTATTTTGCCAATGCTAAAATAAACTATGGCTAATTATAGTCAATTACAGTAATTTATTGCAATGCCAAGCGTTGGAATAATTGTAGGAGGTACGTATGAAAATAACTGAAGTGAAAAGCCCTAAAGCCCCACAAGCGATCGGCCCGTATTCGCAAGCCATAATCGCCGGAGAAACGATTTATGTATCGGGACAGCTGCCGATAAATCCGACTACCGGAGAAATGCCGACCACTATTACTGAGCAAACCGAGCAGAGCCTCAAAAACATTGTGTCAATTTTGGCTGAGGCCGGGGTTTCAATGCAAAATGTCGTTCAAGCCACCGTGTTGCTGCATGATATTAATGATTTTGGTGCGATGAATGAAGTGTATGGACAATTTTTCAAAGCTCCCTTCCCTTCTCGTATGGCTTATCAGGTGGCATGCCTGCCGAAAAACGCTAAAGTAGAAATCGCGGTAATTGCTGTCCGCAGTTGATCGCGCTAGGTTTTGCCGGACCACGATATTTTTTATAAATGACAATGCCCGTCACCGGTCACATAGCCGGTAGCGGGCATTTCTGCGTCTAATGGTACAATGGTATGTGCAAACTTGGCCGTTTCACTTATCGCATTAACTTATTATATCCTTATCACCTTATCACAGAGAATTTAGTAAGCGAAAACGGACATTTTGGCTTGGCTAAATCCTTGGGCAACGTATAATCTAAAGTGGCGGAGGACGACAAGTGCCAAAGCGTCTATTCCACATTTTTAGGAAATTGTCTATTGATTGTTGCCTATTGATTTTGCCTACTGCTACTGCTACTGACTAAGGGCTACTGTCCTACTGCCTATTGACTATAATTATCTGTAACCATGAAGGAGTTAAATATGACGAATACGAAAGCAATTTCATGCGATGCGGCCGACACCGGGGCGAGCGTGGTCGCTGCCAATGGTAAATTCGCAGCTGACACCGGGGCGAGTGTGGTCGCTGCCAATGGCAGATCTGCGGCCGACACCGGGACGGTGAGTACGGAGGGAAAAACGCGACACACTTTGTCGCTTCTCCTGCTCATGGCCAGCATAACCTTGATGGCTGTTTTATGCGAACTTGTCCCATCCGGAGTTTTACCGCTGATGGCCAAACACTTCGCCATCAGTGAAGCCAAAGCCGGAATTTTGGTTGGCGGCTACGCGGTGGCCTCGGCAATTTGCGGCATACCGCTGGTATCTTTAACGGTAGAATGGCCGCGCAAAAGACTACTGTTTATTCTGATAATTGGCTTTGCCGTATCCAATATTATTGTAAGCTTTGCTCCCGGTTTTACCGTGGCCATCCTAGGAAGAATTTTGGGTGGAATATGTGCCGGAACTTTGTGGCCGATGATTACCGCCTATGGCATGGCTTTTGTTGAACAACGGCACCAAGGACGTGCGGTAACAATAATTATGTCGGGAATTACCGTTGGTATGGCCTTGGGCTTGCCGTTTATGACTAAAATAGGCACTCTTTTCGGCTTTCAGGCAGAATTTTTGCTGCTAGGCATTTTGCTCGTAATTATCGCCGTGCTGTGCCGGATTTTTTTGCCGTCGGTGGCCGGAGAAAAGCGGTCGAGGGCTAATTCACCCTTGACCATGTTAAAAAATCGCGGCGTTTTGTTGGTCATTCTTCTGACTTTTTTAGCTGTAGGCGTAAATTACGGCCTATATACATTTATAACCAATTTAGTTGCTGTTACAGGCTACCCCGGCATCACAACAGCTCAACTGCTTTTCGGCATTGGTTCGGTTATTTCGATTATCTTGGCCATACGCTATATTGACCGTTATCTGCCGGAAATCGTCTTGGCACTGTTCTTGGTTGGGGTGATAGCAATGCTGACACTGTACTTTGCCGGCAGCGTATACGTGTTGCATCTGGCTTTTGTTTTGTGGGGGCTGGGGTTCGGCTCTTTGAGCAGTGTTTTTCAGGCGGCTACGGCGCGGCAGGTGCGCGAAGGTACGGCGGTTGCCAATGCTTTGCAGTCGTCTTCGTTTAACTTTTCGATCATGATCGGGTCGAGTGTGGGCGGAGTTTTGCTGGGGCAAAAAGGTGCGATGGCGATTGTTCTTTTGACTGCAGGTGTACTTGCATTTGGAGGGGTTGTCAGTGGTCTGACAAGACGGCAATTGAGCGGATTGCAGTGACGTTATAACGTGCTGACGTAGGTGAAAGGCCGTGCGACGTAATGCGCTGAAACCGGTGGAATGCGCTGAAACCGGTGGAATGTGTAATACCGATGGAATGCGTTGAGATAGTATTTGTTGAGATGAATCATTTACTGAGATAAATTATTTTATATGGAGGAAATACATGCTGTTACAGACTTTAAACCTATCTGATTTAAAACTTGCCAATCGCCTGGTAATGCCGCCGATGGCCACGGAGTCGACGGCTGACGGCAAAGTCACCCAAAAATTAATTGATTATTATGTCGCGCGTTCCGGCAAAATCGGCCTGATTATATGCGAACATGCTTATGTTTCACCACGCGGCAAAGCTTCCCCCGGACAATTACGGTTGGACGAGGCGGCAGATATGCAAGGCTTGCGTGCTTTAACGACAGCTGTACATGAACAAGGAGTGACCAAGATCATTCAGCAAATAAACCATGCCGGCCCACAAACAAAAGTGGTAGAAAACCCCTTTGTGGTAGATACAATGACTGCGGCGGATATCGCAGCGGTGAAAAATGAATTTGTCGCGGCGGCCTTGCGGGTCAAAACAGCCGGTTTTGACGGCGTCGAAATTCACTGTGCCCATGGCTATTTGTTGAATCAGTTTTATTCTCCGCGCAAAAATCACCGTGAGGATGAGTATGGCGGCGATGTGGCCGGCAGGTTGCGCCTGACGTGCGAAATTTTGACGGAAGTGCGCCGGGCGGTAGGCGCCGATTATCTGGTGGCTGTGCGCTTCGGGGCGGTAGATTATCGCGAAAACGGCAGCTTGCTGACGGAAGTTGCACCGGCGGCAAAACTTTTGGTGCAAGCCGGGGCGGATCTGATTGATATTTCCGGCGGCTTAACCGGCTTTATGCGCCGCGATTGCGTCACGCCGGGCTGGTTCAAAGCGGAAGCGCAAGCAGCAAAAATTGGTGGCGGGGTATCGGTTTTGCTGACTGGCGGAATTACTTCGCGAGAAACAGCGGAAGATTTGCTGGCAGCAGGAGTGTGCGATTTAATCGGCGTCGGGCGACCCCTGCTGCAAAATCCGGGCGTGATTGATGCGCTTTTGGGAAATGACTCGGCCGAATGACTAAAGGCTTTAACTGACTCCGGCGAATGGCTCGGCTGATGCTTCCCCCCAACTAAAACAGCAACTTTAGGTTTGCGTGCCTGCCGTTTTTTCACATCTTCATACGAAAAACACATCTCTCGTGTAATATGTAGATGGAGGAAAAATAAATGGCAACGATCCTGTTTATGGAAGATGAGAAAAATATTCGTGAAGTGCTGGCTGAATATATGCAAACGGCAGGGCATAAGGTTTTAGCTTGTGTTAATGGATTTGTGGCCAAAGAAATTGTACTAGGTCAAACCACCGCGATGGTTGCCGCATCGAATGCCGGAAATGACGTTGTGGAAGATTTTCAATCCTCGGCCTCAGCACCGCCACTTGCAGGCTCGGCCTCAATGCCGCCGCTTGCGGCCTCATACTCAACGCCGCCACTTGCGAGCTCATCTCCTATGCTGACAACAGACCACGCCGAGAAACCTACAAGTAACTCACCTATGACGGCCGGCAACTTACCATTTGATCTGGCGGTTTTAGACATAAAGGTTCCCGGCCCCGACGGTCTGGAAATTTTGAGACTGATAAAGAGCCGCTATGGCGACAGTATCGGCGTGATCATGCTAACTGCCTATGACGATTTACCAATGCAACTTGCCGCTTTCAATGCCTTGGCCGATGATTTTGTAACCAAACCGCCGGCCCCGGTCATATTACTCAAACGAATTGAGGCAGTTTTGCGGCGTTGCCGGTTGCACAATGCCCGCTCCGAATCGTCCCAATGCTCAACCCGGCCTTGCGCCGGGATACATCCTAAGACTATCACGCCCACAACCAGCCCAAACAACCAAACTTTACCGACTGCCCCCACCTCCTACCTTGCCGCCGGAATTGCTTTGCAGGTAGACAATGATGGGTACAGCGTTTACTATCAGCAAAGAAATTTGCGCTTGACCGTGACCGAGTTTCTTCTCTTTAAGACCCTGTACGACCATCCTGGCCGAGTATATAACCGCGATCAATTGATAACTGCAATATTTGATGCTGATTATATTGCCAGTGAGCGGACAATAGATACCCACGTCAAGAATTTGCGAAAAAAGTTGCCGGCAGACTGCCGCTCCGCGCTAGAAACGGTGATCGGACTCGGCTACCGCTGGCATCGGGAAGGACGGTGAACAATGTCAATATTTAAAACGAATCATCTCCGCAGAAAACAAATAAGTTTGGGCGGCAAAACCTTCATTTATAGCATGGCTATTGCTTGTTTAACGCTGCTCGTAGTGCTTGCATATTTATTCCTATTGCTTCCGTCACTTTATATAGAGGATCGTCGCTTGGCAAATTTAGATTATGCCAAAAAAGCCTTGCACGAATATACTGAGACCGGCCACATACCCGTAGAACCTAATCTCCAAGAATCAATGTTGGCCGGAGTGACCATTCCCCACACCGGTTATAAGTTATCTTTCAATTTCGGCACGGTAAGCGGGGAAATAGAAGTGACCGGCAAAGCCGAACAAAAAGTATTCGATTCATTTCGTAATTTTAAAAAATTCGACGATGCGGCGGCAATAAAACAGCTATGGCATCAAAATTCGTCCTATTTTAAGGATTTTTTTGCCAAACTTGAAACAGCAGTCAATCCGAGTTTTAAAATTTCTCTGCACGATGTGGCCGAGCCGCCGGGTATACCTAAAAGAATTGCCAAACTTCACTACATAAATTCCAAGGCCTTTATTGCCGAGTTTATCGCTGAGCAAAATCCGAGTGGAACGCGCTATACATCATTATGGGGAATCAGGCAAAGCCCCGAAGCAACCAAAATTGTCCTGATAAACTCAATCACCCCGCGTGCCACCGACATTTTACCGACAATTAGCAAAGGTGTACCACTGATCGTCCTGTTGATTTTCCTCATTGCCTTAGGAGGAGCGCGTTTGTATGCCGGCAAAATCGTAAAGCCGATTAAACGTCTGGCCGGCTTGGCCGAAGAAGGGATCATCGAAACGGAAAAAACCGCGGCAGCAGCTAATTTTCGCGCTGTAAATGCGCCAAATTTTACCGCAGCTGATCTTGGGATGACTTGGGCAAATGATTATGCTACCTCCAAAGAAGTTGCTGCATTGAGCAAAGCTTTACGAAGCTTGTTTTCTACACAATCTGCCGCCATGCACGAATTGATTGCCCAAAATAAGCACCGGGAAGTCTTCCTTCGTGCCGCCGCTCACCGGATGAAAACGCCGGTCGCCGCCGCCTCACTTTTGCTTGACGGGATGATCGGTAAGATTGGGAAATACGCGGATTATTCTACCTATTTGCCGCAAGTTAAACACGAGTTGAATGAGATTATCGGAATTGTCAATGAAATTAATGAACTTGGTGCAGCTGGACTTAAGGTTGACTTGACTAAGGTGGATATTGGCCTGCTTTGTCAAACGGTCGGGAAAGAATTTGCTGTGCTGCGTCAGGACAAGGGGTTGCAAATGACCTACCGGATAAATGGAAAGCCAAAGTTTGATATGCCCGACCTGAAATTTGAAGCTTCAGCTGCAGGACTTGCCACCGATGAATCTGCCCGATTAAGCGTTGAAAACGAAAAGTCAGAAGGGGTGGTCTGGCTGACCGATGCTTTAATGCTGCGGAAAATATTAGAAAATTTAGTTGGCAACGCGGTACGTTACACGGCTGCCGGCGGCGAAATATTGATAGATCTGAAAGCGGATTCCATACGGGTGATTAATCGCCCGGCACGGATTGCCTCCACTCTCTTACCGGTTATTTTTGAACCTTTCGTCACCGGCCACTCCCACGCCTTTGGGGATTCCGCTCAGATGCCAAACACAGGCAATGTTTTAGCCCCTGCATACCACCCGGATATGACGGGTACCGCTATGCAAGAAAACGAAGCTCACGGCCACGGTTTAGGCTTGTACATCGCTAAATATTTTGCCAAAATTTTAAACTTAGATCTAATTGTCCATACCGACAAAGATACTGTAACTTTTACCTTAATCAATAGACTTATAACGGCACAGAAAAATAGTAATTAGTAGCACCCGTGAAACGGAGAAAGGAACAAAGATAGAAATGCTTAAATTAGATAATGTAAAAGTGCAATTTAAGGATCAAGTTGCCGTTGACCTTAATCGCGAAATTGATATTGCTACCGGGGAACGCGTGGGCATCATCGGCAGCAATGGAGCCGGCAAAACGACTTTGCTAAAAGCCATTCTCGGGATTGTTCCATACAGTGGCCGGATAATCAGCGACGTGCCAATGAAGGCAATTGGCGTACACATGCAACAAAATGAATACTGCGAAATGGTGCCGATTAAAGTTATTATGGAGATGATTCTTGGCCACAGCCTCAAGTCAGACCCGCAAGTCCAAGAATTGATTGACTTCTTTGACTTTTCTCCCTGCCTGACTAAACGCTGGAAACACCTATCCGGAGGGCAAAAACAACGCTTGACCTTGATTTTAGTCATGGCACGCCCATCCCCTTTGGTCATGTTCGATGAAGTTACTTCCGGCCTTGATTTTGTCACGCGTGACAACCTGATGCGCAAACTGGTTACGTGGTATGCGGGCAAAGAGACGACATTACTTATTACCTCGCATTATTACGCGGAATTAAATAATCTGGCCGATAAAATTCTCCTTATCGATCATGGCCAAGTTGTCGATTATGGCAGCAAAGAATTCCTATTTAAAAAATATTGTGGTGCCTCAGTACTGACATTCCCGATCTCGACGCAGGGTAGTGCAATTGCCGCGAACCATGATCTTATCATTGCACCTAATGGCCAAATCGCCATACGTTGCCAATCACCTGAAGAAGAATTAAGTGTTACGGCAAAATTGGTGGCAGCCAATATTAACTATCAGCGAACCAACCACGATATTGAACTGATAAGTTTAAATGCTTTGGCAAGGCAAAACGAAAGAAAGGAAGAAAGAAAATCATGAATAAGTACACGATTAAATATGAGTTTCTCAACGCCCTGTATAATGGATATTCGTTCTTCTTTGGCGCGATATTCCCGATATTCCTATTACATATAATTATCTATGGATTGACAGATGAAGTGCCGGCGGAATATTTCGGTGAAGTGGTAACCGGATTGTTTATCGGTATGGCAGTCCTGGTGCCACTGGCAGCCGTCTTTCTCAATCATGTGGGCACTTATGCGAATGAACTCGAAAAAAATGTTCCGCAGCGGTTGAAACTTTTCGGCTTCAGCGATACGAATATTTTGCTGAACAAACTGGTAGCGAACGGATTTTTCCTCTTTTTTTGCGTGGCTATATATATGGTTGGAACCCTTCCGTTTTTGCCGATAAAGCTTCCGCGTGTACATGTTATTTTGGTCTGGCTGGTGTTGATTTATCTACTGGGGGCGGAACTTTTCTTACTTGCTCACGGTATAACATCGCTGGTGCGTCGCTTTGCCCCGGCCTATCTTGTTTCGATGACGCTATATTTTTTGATGATGTTTTTGGGCGGCTATATGGGGCTAAGACAGGAAAAGCTTCCCGGCCTGTTACGATCGGTTTCGGACATTTTGCCGACTACCCAGATGGGCAATAAATTTGTGGATTTTTGGCTCGGGCATGACTATAATTTCGCCTCACTGGTGTATTCGTTCTTGTTTTTTGGCGCGCTAGGTGCGCTGCTCAACGTGGTTGCACACAAAACACATGCCCGACACAGTTAGGTGCGCGGGTAGCGGGTGGTAGGTGGCAGGTGCGGCAAGGTTGGTGGTTGGTGGTTGGTGGCGCACAGCCATAAAAACGGCTCCGATTGCGATACGCACCCGGAGCCGATAGTCAACATGTTCAATGCACACGTTTAATGCATTATGATGTAACATCAATTGTTTCTGATGGCCGCCAGCACAGAAGACCGAGTTGCGGCAATCAGATCTGCCTTGCTGGAAATTACCTTGATTCCCATATTAATTTCACGCCCTAGCCCCGGTGTATTCACCTTAGGCAAGAAAAACGCCTTAAACTCCGCCAATTGTTCGGCTGTATGGAAAATAGCCGCCGTCAGACTTATGTAATACGTGAACGACATGTCACCGCCGATCTCCCTTTCTAGCCAGTCCCATTCGCGTTTGATCCAATCCCAAGTCGCGGCATAGCTGGCCGGATTATCAAGCAAATGCATGTACCAACTGCGTAAGTCCTGCGGTTTGATAATATCCGAGTCTTTGAAAGACGCTAGCAATCGTTTCAGACAAACCGGATCGGAACTACTGCACAGTGCTGTGCATAAATCATCTTTGTAGGCGGCGTTGACGGCCGTGCGATAAGCCTCCAGTAATTGCTCAAACAAGGCAGGCGAACCGTAATTCTTTATCTCGTTTTTCATGATTAGCCAACGCATAGCAGCCGGTAAGTTCGCCGGATCAGCCGTTTGGGCAAAAATTTCATGCAGCTCCGCCTTCGCATCAGGATTTTCCGCATAAATCGCCTCGTTGTAAATCAGCGGCCGTTTCTGTTGACGATCGTTGTCATCATCAGGGGAAGCAAGGGCAGTCAGACCATTGAGCTGATCAGCGGACAACGTGTTTACAAAATGCTTTAAAGCGACCTCATCCTCGCTGCCCGGAATGACAAAATCTTGCAAAGTGTTGAGCAACCCGATAATTTTACGATGAACAATCTGCCCGCCGGCCTTACGCAATTGCTTTAACAATGGAATCACTGCCGCATACGAGATAACTCCGGCCTGGGCCAAAAGCGATTGATCCTGCAACAACTGCAACTGCTCGATGCTGTCGGCCTCGGCGAGTTCCGGCAAGATATCCGCCAAAAGTTCATCTGAATAATTGACAATAAAGTGCGAGTTATTTCCCACGTTAAGCCGGAAAGCCTTCCCTGCTTCAGCCCGCAAAGCGGCATAGTTACCGAGGTTTAATTCAGCTGATTTCATCAACGTAGGCGCAGCCGCGTAATTGCTGTTCAAAGGTATTTGCCACAAACGATTGCGATCCTGATGTTCCCCGATGAAGAACTGTTTTTGGCGCAAAACCAAATCGCCGTTTTCTATGCTTGCACTGACCACCGGATAGCCGGGCTGCTCCAACCAAGTAGCCATTATTTCCCCGATTTTCAACCCGCTAGCGGCCTCTAGTGCCGCCCACAGATCCCGTCCTGCAGCATTGCCATATTTGTGTTTGGCAAAATAAGCTTTTAGCCCTTGCCGCAAAGCCTCGTTGCCAATCAAAGCACGGACCATGACTAACATCCGCGCACCCTTCGCGTAAACGATGGCAGAGTCAAAAAGCGCATCAATTTCGGCCGGATCATTTACCATTGTATAAACGGACTGAACACCGTCCGTAGCGTCGCGCCGCAAAGCTGCCGGAACATCGTTTGTGTTGAAGACTTCCCATATTTTCAAATTGGGCTCCAGCGCATCACAGGCGACATATTCCATCATGTTGGCAAAAGATTCATTCAACCAAAGGTCATCCCACCAATGCATTGTTACCAAATCACCGAACCATTGATGGGCCAACTCATGAGCAATGACTGTAGCTACGCGTTGCTTGGTCGGTAAGGAATGATTGTCGGGGTCGAGCAGCAGACAAGACTCGCGGTAAGTGACCAAGCCCCAGTTTTCCATGGCTCCGGCTGAAAAATCCGGCAACCCGACTTGATAGGATTGCGCTAACGGATAAGGCGTTTGATAGAAATTTTCGTAAAACTCGATGGAACGTACGGCAATGTCCAGGGCAAAATCCAACTCTTGCGGCTGATGGGCTTTTGTGGCCAAAACTCCGACTTTTACTCCGGACGCGGTGTGCGTGAATTTTTCCTGCAATTCGCCGCAGACAAAGGCCAAAAGATATGTCGACATTTTTACGGTGCGCTCAAAATAATGCACGCCGTCTACACATTTTATTTCCGGCTGATTGGCGAACACTCTTTCTCCTGGTAATTCATCAAATTTAATTGCTAAATCAAAGGTCGCTTTGGCGGCCGGCTCGTCAACACAGGGAAAGGCCTGCCGGGCGAAGGTGGTCTCAAACTGCGTGCCAATCAACTGTTTTTTTACTCCGTCAATTTGGTAGTAAGAGGGATATATGCCCATCATAGGATTAGTCAAAGCAGCACTGTATTCAATCTCAATCTGCATTTTTCCGGTGCTACCGGCTTTAATTTCCATCACTTCTGCATTGTCATCACAGCTGAAAGGGCAGGGTGATCCCGCAACTTTGACCGATTCCGGTTTCAGAAATTTTTGGTTGAGGCGAAAATTTGGTTCCAAAGCTTCGCCGTGGACAGTAACTTTACCTTTGATTGTTTTCTTTTCCCGGCTGATGTCGAGAAAAATTTCATACCGCTCCGGCTTAAAAGCGTCGTATAAACGTTTAAAATTATCCATAATATCCTCCATTCGTCGTTCTCAGTTTAATATGTAAAAGTATAGTAAATTCCGGCGGTCCTGGCTAGAGGAGGGAGAAGAGGGGCGAACCAATGTACGTACGAATGTACGAATGGGAGGGCATGCTGACCGCAGGTAATACGTTGACAAGGTCAATTTTAAGTGTTAATACCAAAGTTATACGAAGTCAGTTAAAGCAAACACACCAATTTTGCCGTCCAAGCCTGGCAGCTAACTTATAGCGTTATTATGTCGGAAGGATCGGCAGCAATTTTGCGTGTAATGCGTGTAACACGTGTAATGAGTGTAACAACAAAATTTTATTTAAAAACAGGAGGAATGATTATGCAAGATTTAATTATTATCGGAGCAGGTCCTGCCGGCGTATCAGCCGCACTATATGCCCAATCCCGTGGACTTAGCTTGACCATTTTTGAAAAAGACCGCATCGGTGGCTTGATCGGCAAA
This is a stretch of genomic DNA from Mageeibacillus indolicus UPII9-5. It encodes these proteins:
- a CDS encoding M1 family metallopeptidase; translated protein: MDNFKRLYDAFKPERYEIFLDISREKKTIKGKVTVHGEALEPNFRLNQKFLKPESVKVAGSPCPFSCDDNAEVMEIKAGSTGKMQIEIEYSAALTNPMMGIYPSYYQIDGVKKQLIGTQFETTFARQAFPCVDEPAAKATFDLAIKFDELPGERVFANQPEIKCVDGVHYFERTVKMSTYLLAFVCGELQEKFTHTASGVKVGVLATKAHQPQELDFALDIAVRSIEFYENFYQTPYPLAQSYQVGLPDFSAGAMENWGLVTYRESCLLLDPDNHSLPTKQRVATVIAHELAHQWFGDLVTMHWWDDLWLNESFANMMEYVACDALEPNLKIWEVFNTNDVPAALRRDATDGVQSVYTMVNDPAEIDALFDSAIVYAKGARMLVMVRALIGNEALRQGLKAYFAKHKYGNAAGRDLWAALEAASGLKIGEIMATWLEQPGYPVVSASIENGDLVLRQKQFFIGEHQDRNRLWQIPLNSNYAAAPTLMKSAELNLGNYAALRAEAGKAFRLNVGNNSHFIVNYSDELLADILPELAEADSIEQLQLLQDQSLLAQAGVISYAAVIPLLKQLRKAGGQIVHRKIIGLLNTLQDFVIPGSEDEVALKHFVNTLSADQLNGLTALASPDDDNDRQQKRPLIYNEAIYAENPDAKAELHEIFAQTADPANLPAAMRWLIMKNEIKNYGSPALFEQLLEAYRTAVNAAYKDDLCTALCSSSDPVCLKRLLASFKDSDIIKPQDLRSWYMHLLDNPASYAATWDWIKREWDWLEREIGGDMSFTYYISLTAAIFHTAEQLAEFKAFFLPKVNTPGLGREINMGIKVISSKADLIAATRSSVLAAIRNN